DNA from Salvelinus namaycush isolate Seneca chromosome 14, SaNama_1.0, whole genome shotgun sequence:
caaaggcactgtatttagCCTTTCACAAGGATATGAAGCATATGTAGCATATTGCAGCATGAATGTGTAGTAAATGTGTAGCATAAATACTCTCTTCCAAATTACATGAAGGTCGATGTGTTAGCATCTATGTGGAGGATACTGGCCTGGGTGCAATATGGTAAGGAATAGGATTAAATAAATGCTTTTGATTATTCGAATTGCTACCATTTGTTGGTCCCCATTCCTACTCTTTGACCTTGTTGTGACCCGAAAATTCATAACTGGCCATCAGCCTCAGTAAATCAATTCAGGGATGAGTTGTATGCCAGCAAACCAAGACGCTCACCAAGACGTTGCTGCTGCTAAACAATTTGATCTTCCTGTCATGGTTGAAGTTTTACAACAAATGTAAGGCAATATAAAACTAGTGGTGTTGTGTGATGCACATCCTCCAACCCCAGTCAACCTCCTAGACTTTAGACCTGCAAACAAGTTCATGTTGGTATACtttatttaacctatatttaGCTGGGGAGTCATTGCTAAAGTCTGCCATTTTAAATATACAACTGACAGCGAGTATAAGTGACACTTTGTCAATGACTTGCGATAATACTTTTCCCCACCTTGACTCTCATCACTTTCAGTACTTTCCCTTGCCGCCCACACAGAGAGTCTCGGGTCACAAACACTGGTAAAGGAGGAAGAGAGTCTGCCATATAAATGATCAAGAGCATGTTGTAGTCCTTTTGAAGTTATATTCCAATAATATATAAAGTATGATGCTTTTACATCTATGGGAAGTTATTTTGGGCCCTCCACAGGTTAGGTCCCCTAAGCCCTCCTGGTGATACAACTCCATGATGGCACCAAGGGAAGCCAAGGCACTCTTTCATCCTGTGTCATTTCCTGAcctaaatgaatgaatgaatggagggACATGAGTGACTATGACAGATAAGACAATAGTTAGctttaaaatataattttgacACAGTTTGACGCTTAACAGCAAATCATTGACACTTGAAAGATGCCCAATGTTCATAGAATCTCCTCTACCCATTAACTACAAAGGACATCCTTTCAGTTAAGTAATTTTGGTGGGAACTTGAAAATATTTAAAAGAGACCAAATCACTCAAATATTATACTGCAAGACCTTCAGCAGGTAGAGACAGAGTAGTTACTAATCATACTGTTGACTGGACACCCAATAACATAAAGGCTAGTTAGGTCTACTACTGGACAATTCTCTTTGCAAAATTGTGGACTGACTTTTGttcataatttctcaatttgaaTTTCTGAAGCTTGTGGAACAATAATGTTTATAGAAGAGCGGATTATAACACTTTTTAAAAGGAACTTTCACCACACCTGTACCTACTGGAGTGTGTTCTTCAGTTTTGGACTGTGTATAGCCTTCCTGGGACCCACCATATTGGACTTGCGATGTCAAACCCAGTCTACACTGAGCCAGATCACCTGGGTCTTCTTCTCCCAGCAGTTCTGCCTGCTCATCGGCAGCTCGATCGGAGGGGTCTTCAAGAAAACGTGAGTGAATATTCAAACAGTTCTCTGATCCCTGTGTGAAGCATAGGGTCGAAAAAATCTgggaacttaaaaaaaaaaaatctggtttTCCCGAAATCCCGGTTGGTGGATTCCCGAAATCCATAATGTGCAACcctacacttttagaaaaaaaggtgctatctagaaccaaaagggttctttggctgtccccataggagaaacctttgaagaaccccttttggttccaggtagaacccttttggattccatttagaaccctttccacagagagttctacctagaaccaaaaagggttctcctacagtATGGGAACTGTGTTTGGATTCTCACTTTAAACCAATTCATGACAAAAAGATAGCTGTAATTTAAAGGGCTTTCTACGTAGTTCTAGGTACTGCATTTTTTTGAAATGCAATGCAAACAGAGTTCAGTAGCTTCTTTTTGCTTAAACTGTGAAATCACTGTGCAGAACCCTTAAGAGTGTGAGGGTTTGTGTATGCATTAGTTGGCAATTATCTCTGTAGCCTATTCTATCAACAGTGAGCCCCTAGCCAGCAGGCCTTTGCATATTTCAACCATAGTGTTGGCATACATCTTGTTCAATGTTTGAGCCATTCAAACCTCTAGTATATGTGTATGTTATTTCTAGTAGTAAtaactcctcccctctctcccaaaGGTTGTTCAGTGCTCTAGCTGCACTGTTCTTGTCCTCGCTACTCATCTCTATAATATTTGCCATCATCCCCCTCTGCCATAATGTGCTGCTGTTGGCTATTGCCATGGCTGTGTCCGGTCTGGCCATGGGCATCATTGACACCATCGCCAACATCCAGCTGGTCGCCATATATCAGAAGGACTCGGCTGTCTTTCTCCAGGTGAGAGAGTAACTATGCCCAGTTCAGTTCAGCTTTCAGAATATACCCAAAGTGCATTATATTTAGAATGAATGATAGAAACTTTGTTGTTTTTGCAGGCCCTCCACTTCTTCATTGGGTTCGGGGCGCTGGTGAGTCCTCTGATTGCTGATCCCTTCCTGTCTGAGACAGGCTGCAAGGTGGGGAACGTGACAGAAAATGTGACCGAGATCATGCACCACTTCAGGAACACACTGAGGAACAGCCCCATTGTGATGCACAACGTGTCCGTGGACCACCTGCCCCTAGCAGAGGAGCCAGAGGAGTCCATCGTGTCCTACGCCTTCTGGATCATGGCAATGATCAATGTAAGATCTTGGAAAAGCATAGTGAGGTGAAATATAGTGTGTAAGCTCAAGCATAACGCTCCTAATATTGATTCCGCTCACTCCAAACTTTTAATAATGTTGATTGATTATTGCAAAGGCTTTGATCCAAGATTTTACATTTTTTCCCATGATACATAATTTGAATGATATTTTCCTCTCCCAGCTGCCAGTGCCAATGGCAGTGTTATTCCTGATGTACCAGGAGCAGTTGATCCCCTGCTGCCGCAGCACCACACCTCATTTGCTGGACAAAGACGAGCTGGCCATGGAGAACCAGGGGGCCGAGGGGCCTGACACAGAACCTAAAGaccaggaggagggaggaggtaaaGGGCAAAACTTAGTGTTTTGGATCTGATCTGAACTCCTCATTTCCTTTATAAGATGACAGTATAACCAAGATAATTTGAAAATTATAATACTTGGATCACATCAAAGTCTCAGAGTTTGGATCAGTTGAAAATTCACACCTACTGTACTAGCCAAGTGGTTTAGATCTCTCCTAATGTTTCTCTCGGTTTGCAGGTCATGGGGATATCTTCAGCTGCTGTCAGAATAACAACCTGCGTGAGTTGCCTGTGTCCTTCTTTGGGATTCATATCGTTGGTGGAATGGTCCTGTTCATGACCGATGGCATTGTGGTGAGTAGTACAGATTCTGTTATAACTATGCAGTCTGCTCCATATTAGTGTATGTATGCAGCAATGGATTCATCTGTGGACCTTCACTTTCTATTCCTAGGGTGCGTATGCAGGCTTTGTGTACACATATGCAGTATCTCCCCCCATTTCTCTACCTAATAAGACTGCGGGATACCTGGTCAGTATCTTCTGGGCAGCCATTACTGCAGGACGTCTGGTGTCCATCCCTCTCACCTTCCGCTTCCAGCCCGTTCGACTGCTCATGATTAATCTGGTAATGCCAATGATAGAATATTTTATTAATCCCTAAAGAAAATGTTTTAACATTAATGAAGGTGTGTAATAAaatatttattgtctttcaattCCAATATGTTTATATTTAAATGGGCATTTCTCTCAATAATTGATTGTCTATATATCCAATTGAAGTCTTTCTTCATCTCTGCAGGCTGGTGTCATTGTCACAGTGTTGTTGCTGCTCGTCCTcgacaccagcagtatattcctgtTTGTTGGGACCACTCTACTGGGCCTGTTCCTCAGCAGCATCTTCCCCTGTATGCTGGCTTACACTGAGGACATCCTGGACTACCAAGGTACATTCATCAATCGCCAGCACAATAAGTGTCAATGACtcagtaacaacacagtaacaacacagtaacgactcagtaacaacacagtaacgactcagtaacaacacagtaacgACTCAGTAACAACACAGTAATAGAGTGGTTTGATAAATGATGATGAGATACTACAGTATATAATCTCTGTTTTactcttcttctcttttctctcttggCAGGATGTGCAACCTCAGTTCTGGTAACAAGTGCTGGGATGGGAGAAATGGTCATGCAAGTCCTTGTTGGATCGGTAAGACTGCACAGAGACGTAGTATATGTTAAAGAGAGGGGAAGATAAACAGTCTAATATTGTGCTTTGCATTCTCCAGATCATCCAGAGTGAAGGCAGCTATAGTTTCCTGCTCTGTGGCATGATCATCGGTTGTATGGGCTCCATCCTCTTCTTCGGGCTGCTGTTCTTACATCGCATGCACAGGAAATACCTCACTGGTACTAGGACCTCCTCAGCCATATCACAGTTGAACAAACTGTACATAGAGaaaaaagtacataatttatcTGTAACCCATCTGTTCACATTCTAACCTTTCTCCCCCCACAGGAACCTCAGTGAAGTCAGCCATGGTGGAGGAGCTcccaccaccagcagcagcagcagcagcagcagcagtagacagTAAAACAGAACAGAAGGAGAGTAGCTGAGAGGATATGTAGCTGGGGCCATTTGATGCCCAGTATTGTTATTGACCAACAATGTGAAGAGGAAGAAAACACGCTGTTAGTGAAgacaaatacatacagtaccaggacCTGTGTAATGTTTTAGCCATCCTGAAGGCTGCAATAGCCAGAGGAGTGAATAAGTCATGTTTAAGTTATTAATATATTCCAAATGATTTAGTCCCTCCTTTTTTCCTTCCTGAAAATGCCGCTACTGCTTCTTATTCCAATCATCATCATCCCTTTAGATATGCTAATGTTACCTTCTGTTTAAAGCCCCTATAGATAATGACTTTGTAATAAATGTGTGAGCAAGGGGTAGTTAGGTTATAGTATATGAAAATAATGTGCTTTATTTTCAAGGCATTTGGATTggtaggcctcccgggtggcgcagtggtctagggcactgcatcgcagtgctagctgcgccaccagagtctctgggttcgcgcccaggctctgtcgcagccggccgcaaccgggaggtccgtggggcgacgcacaattggcatagcgtcgtccgggttagggagggtttggccggtagggatatccttgtctcagtatgtaaaatgtatgcactctactgtaagtcgctctggataagagcgtctgctaaatgactaaaatgtaatgtaatgtatgcaTTGTTGCTCATTGTCACAAtgttgaaatgtaaaaaaaaaaaaaaaaaaatgaacatGAGTTGAATGACAACTTTTTTTATTTCAACATAAGACAGTGAACTCTATTTTGCTTTCATTAATAGTTGTTCACAAGAAGGGGATAATTCAAAACATTTTAGAACAATTTATTGAAATAAGTCATTTTTTTATTGCTATCTGAAATATAATGTAGGATATATACTCAAAAAGGGATGCCTCCAGTTCTAAAATGGAGGATATCTGACCATGAAATATCACCTGTCATTCTGAAATAGGGACTTTAGGACCAGTTGCAGCAAGAGCATGAGGTGTCGAAGACCAGGCCAGTAGCACAGTACTGGAAGTAGGTCTTGCCCTGACTGCAGTTGTAGAACTGGTTCTTGTTCTTGGGGTCGACGTACAGCCCAGCGGCCTTGCCAACACAGAAGTTACTGTCCATGCCACTGGTCCCACTGGTGGTCCCACTGGTGTTCCCACCGCTCGAGCTGCCTCCACTGGAACTGCCTCCGCTCGAGCTGCCTCCAGAGTCCCCACCATCATCACCTCCATTGGTAGTTCCCTTAATAAGGGGCAGGGGAGTTGCAGGGGGATTGCAAGCTGAAAtggatatttaaaaaataaaacaaatttaaaGAACATATTTTAGGTGTTTGATATAATTCTGTAGCACAGCAGTCAGAGATGTCATACATTTCTGCTATCGAACCCAATCTAGTGTGCAGGTCCTTACGTGCTGATTCCAGATTGAGGCCTTTCTTGAGGACGTTGATGAGAGGATATTTTCCCTGGCCACAGTAGGTGCCGGTATAGTCATCCATATCAAGAGTCCAGACCATGGCTCCTCCAAAGTTGTTCTTCTTCAGCCAGTCAACCTataaacagtggtgtaaagtaactaagtaCAAATTCTTTGAactactacttaagtcgttttttggggtatctttactatttatatttttattacttttactccactacattcctaaagaaaatatatactttttagtcccatacattttccctgacacccaaaagtacttgttacatttcgaatgcttaggcaggacagcaatatggtccaattcacacacctatTAATATAACGCATTGTCATTCCTACCCACTGAGCACACACtggttgtttccacgtcatttcattgaaatgaccttgaaccaacgtggaatagacattgacgTGCCCAGCatgtactgcctctgatctggaggactcactaaacacaaatactgcatttgtaaattatgtatgagtgtttgagtgtgcccctgcagtcagtaaataaataaaaactagaaaatgttgccatctggtttgctttatatgaggaatttgatgtatagcttttacttttactcaagtatgacaatttagtacttttttcaccactgtacttaagtaccagatacatttagacttttactcaagtagtattttactagcTGACTTTtaatcattttctattaaggtatctttacctttactcaagtatgactattGAGTACCTGTTCCACAACTGCCTATAGACAGCTAGAGGCACAACGTAAAATGTTAGCTGGCAAAAAGGCGCAACATTTTTTGTGGAGTTCAACACATGCAGAGAAACCCGGTTGAACAACTTGATGCACTACTATAAGGTAATCCCTAGAGAGCAGCCACACTAATCATTTCTATGTTATGAATGCACATTCATGTGCAGTGCAATATTGATGCTGTCGTGTGTGTTGAATTTACTTGTGTATATAAAAGCATGCcataaatacatatttttcatATTACCATCTTAAGGGTGTGTGTGCTGGAAACACATTTAGCAGACTGTTTGATCGAGTCTCGCCACTCACgttttatacactgagtgtacgaatcattaagaacaccttcctaatattgagttgcaccccgttttgccctcagaacagcctctatttgtcagggcatggactctacaaggtgttggaaGAGATCTATAGGGATGGTGGCccaggttgactccaatgcttcccatagttgtgtgaagttggctggatgtcct
Protein-coding regions in this window:
- the mfsd4ab gene encoding major facilitator superfamily domain-containing protein 4B, with protein sequence MFIEERIITLFKRNFHHTCTYWSVFFSFGLCIAFLGPTILDLRCQTQSTLSQITWVFFSQQFCLLIGSSIGGVFKKTLFSALAALFLSSLLISIIFAIIPLCHNVLLLAIAMAVSGLAMGIIDTIANIQLVAIYQKDSAVFLQALHFFIGFGALVSPLIADPFLSETGCKVGNVTENVTEIMHHFRNTLRNSPIVMHNVSVDHLPLAEEPEESIVSYAFWIMAMINLPVPMAVLFLMYQEQLIPCCRSTTPHLLDKDELAMENQGAEGPDTEPKDQEEGGGHGDIFSCCQNNNLRELPVSFFGIHIVGGMVLFMTDGIVGAYAGFVYTYAVSPPISLPNKTAGYLVSIFWAAITAGRLVSIPLTFRFQPVRLLMINLAGVIVTVLLLLVLDTSSIFLFVGTTLLGLFLSSIFPCMLAYTEDILDYQGCATSVLVTSAGMGEMVMQVLVGSIIQSEGSYSFLLCGMIIGCMGSILFFGLLFLHRMHRKYLTGTSVKSAMVEELPPPAAAAAAAAVDSKTEQKESS